One Leclercia pneumoniae genomic region harbors:
- a CDS encoding EAL domain-containing protein: MQTAQRIITHYRRKRLAVCVVVAVLTLITTLGIRFISQRNLNQHRTVAFVTHAVEALDKILLPLQASREALLPLVGRPCLSTHLLLRRHAAILQTVRTIGLVKDGILYCSSIFGQRDVPVRQLQPALPFPEPLLVLSTDRSLLHGSPILIQWYPLPGNSQNGVMEGVNIDLIARMILEPQAPLINEVTLSVGNKHLRYGSNVSDTLTHNAGDKIYRQPSGNFPFSITVSGPGPTALALKELPGQLPLALLLSLLLGYIAWLATANRMSFTWEINLGLAAREFELFCQPLMNARNQECVGVEILLRWNNPRQGWISPDVFIPLAEEHNLIIPLTRYVITETVRQLTVFPADPGFHIGINVAASHFRHGVLLRDLNHHWFNARPVQQLIIELTERDALLDVDCRLVRELHRKEVKLAIDDFGTGNCSLSWLEKLHPDVLKIDKSFTAAIGTDAVNSTVTDIIIALAQRLNIELVAEGVETPEQARHLRQRGVHILQGYFYARPMPLRDFPGWLAGSSPPPAPHNGQIMPAMPLH, encoded by the coding sequence ATGCAAACTGCGCAAAGGATAATCACCCATTATCGTCGAAAACGCCTCGCGGTTTGCGTGGTGGTTGCGGTTCTCACCCTGATTACGACCCTTGGCATCCGCTTTATTTCGCAACGTAATCTTAACCAGCACCGTACTGTCGCCTTTGTCACCCACGCCGTCGAGGCGCTGGATAAAATTTTGCTGCCGTTGCAAGCCAGCCGTGAAGCGCTGCTGCCGCTGGTAGGACGTCCATGCCTTTCTACCCACTTGCTGTTGCGCCGACATGCCGCCATCCTGCAGACCGTGCGCACGATCGGGCTGGTTAAAGACGGAATCCTTTACTGTTCCAGTATTTTTGGTCAACGCGATGTACCTGTTCGCCAACTCCAACCTGCGCTTCCCTTCCCGGAACCTTTACTGGTGCTCTCGACGGATCGGTCACTGCTGCATGGTAGCCCCATTCTGATCCAGTGGTATCCGCTGCCTGGTAACAGCCAGAACGGGGTCATGGAGGGGGTCAATATCGATCTGATTGCCCGCATGATCCTCGAACCGCAAGCCCCCCTGATTAACGAAGTTACCCTGAGCGTAGGCAATAAACACCTGCGTTACGGATCGAATGTCTCTGATACCCTGACACACAATGCTGGCGACAAAATTTATCGCCAGCCGTCGGGTAATTTCCCCTTTTCCATCACCGTCAGCGGCCCGGGCCCTACGGCATTAGCGTTAAAGGAGCTTCCTGGCCAGTTGCCGCTGGCTCTGCTGTTAAGCCTGCTACTGGGCTATATCGCCTGGCTGGCCACCGCAAACAGGATGAGCTTTACCTGGGAGATAAATCTCGGCCTTGCCGCCCGCGAATTTGAGCTGTTCTGCCAGCCGCTGATGAATGCGCGTAATCAGGAGTGCGTCGGCGTGGAGATCCTGCTGCGCTGGAATAATCCGCGCCAGGGGTGGATCTCCCCTGACGTGTTTATCCCCCTGGCTGAGGAACACAATCTGATTATTCCCCTCACCCGCTATGTCATCACGGAAACCGTACGCCAGCTGACGGTATTCCCGGCGGATCCTGGCTTCCATATCGGAATCAATGTTGCCGCCAGCCATTTCCGCCATGGCGTGCTACTGCGTGACCTGAATCACCACTGGTTTAACGCCCGCCCTGTACAACAGCTCATAATTGAACTGACCGAGCGCGATGCCCTGCTGGACGTGGATTGCCGTCTGGTACGGGAATTACACCGAAAAGAGGTCAAACTGGCGATTGATGATTTTGGCACCGGGAATTGCTCGCTCTCATGGCTGGAAAAGCTGCATCCGGATGTGCTGAAAATTGATAAGTCATTTACGGCTGCGATAGGGACAGACGCGGTGAACTCTACCGTGACCGATATCATTATTGCCCTTGCACAGCGGTTGAACATTGAACTGGTGGCAGAAGGGGTAGAAACCCCTGAACAAGCGCGTCATCTTCGCCAGCGCGGGGTGCACATTTTGCAGGGATATTTTTATGCGCGACCGATGCCGCTAAGAGACTTTCCGGGGTGGCTGGCGGGGAGTTCGCCCCCGCCAGCGCCGCATAACGGGCAGATCATGCCCGCGATGCCGCTACATTAA
- the sdaA gene encoding L-serine ammonia-lyase — MISIFDMFKVGIGPSSSHTVGPMKAGKQFVDDLVEKGLLESVTRVAVDVYGSLSLTGKGHHTDIAIIMGLAGNMPDTVDIDAIPAFIRDVETRGRLLLANGQHEVDFPQDDGMRFRSDNLSLHENGMQIHAFNGDKVIYSKTYYSIGGGFIVDEEHFGKDTAGDVNVPYPFKSAQEMLNYCKETGLSLSGMVMQNELALHSKKEIEEYFANVWQTMRACIDRGINTEGVLPGPLRVPRRASALRRMLVTTDKYSNDPMNVVDWVNMFALAVNEENAAGGRVVTAPTNGACGIVPAVLAYYDHFIESVSPDIYIRYFLAAGAVGALYKMNASISGAEVGCQGEVGVACSMAAAGLAELLGASPEQVCVAAEIGMEHNLGLTCDPVAGQVQVPCIERNAIASVKAINASRMAMRRTSEPRVSLDKVIETMYETGKDMNAKYRETSRGGLAIKVQCD; from the coding sequence GTGATTAGTATATTCGACATGTTCAAAGTGGGTATTGGCCCCTCCTCTTCCCACACTGTCGGCCCTATGAAGGCCGGTAAACAGTTCGTCGATGACCTGGTCGAAAAAGGATTACTGGAAAGCGTTACCCGTGTTGCCGTAGATGTCTATGGCTCGCTCTCTTTAACGGGTAAAGGCCACCACACCGATATCGCCATCATAATGGGTCTGGCCGGGAATATGCCGGATACCGTTGATATTGACGCCATTCCGGCGTTTATTCGCGACGTTGAAACGCGCGGCCGCCTGCTGCTGGCTAACGGCCAGCACGAAGTCGATTTCCCGCAGGATGACGGCATGCGTTTTCGCAGCGACAACCTCTCACTGCACGAAAACGGCATGCAGATCCACGCCTTTAACGGCGATAAAGTGATTTACAGCAAAACCTATTACTCCATCGGCGGTGGTTTCATCGTTGATGAAGAGCATTTCGGCAAAGATACGGCCGGTGATGTCAATGTCCCCTATCCGTTTAAATCCGCCCAGGAGATGCTGAACTACTGCAAAGAGACCGGCCTGTCGCTTTCCGGCATGGTGATGCAGAACGAACTGGCGCTGCACAGCAAGAAAGAGATTGAAGAGTACTTTGCGAACGTGTGGCAGACCATGCGTGCCTGTATCGATCGCGGTATCAATACTGAAGGCGTATTGCCTGGCCCACTGCGCGTGCCGCGTCGTGCCTCGGCGCTGCGTCGCATGCTGGTGACCACCGACAAATACTCCAATGACCCGATGAACGTGGTGGACTGGGTAAACATGTTTGCCCTGGCGGTCAACGAAGAGAACGCAGCCGGTGGCCGCGTTGTGACGGCCCCAACTAACGGCGCCTGCGGGATCGTGCCGGCGGTACTGGCTTATTACGATCACTTCATCGAATCCGTTAGCCCGGACATCTACATTCGTTACTTCCTGGCTGCGGGTGCGGTGGGCGCGCTCTATAAGATGAACGCCTCCATTTCCGGCGCGGAAGTGGGTTGTCAGGGTGAAGTGGGCGTGGCCTGCTCGATGGCTGCTGCCGGTCTGGCTGAGCTGCTGGGCGCCAGTCCGGAACAAGTTTGCGTTGCCGCAGAGATTGGCATGGAGCATAACCTCGGTCTAACCTGTGACCCGGTCGCCGGTCAGGTGCAGGTACCGTGCATTGAGCGTAACGCCATTGCGTCGGTGAAAGCGATCAATGCCTCACGCATGGCGATGCGTCGTACCAGCGAGCCGCGCGTTTCACTGGATAAGGTTATCGAAACCATGTACGAAACCGGGAAAGATATGAACGCGAAATATCGCGAAACTTCCCGCGGTGGCCTGGCTATCAAGGTGCAGTGCGACTAA
- the yoaE gene encoding CNNM family cation transport protein YoaE has translation MEFLMDPQIWVGLLTLVVLEIVLGIDNLVFIAILADKLPPKQRDKARLIGLSLALIMRLALLSVISWMVTLTKPLFSVWDFTFSGRDLIMLVGGLFLLFKATTELHERLENRQHDGGHGKGYASFWVVVMQIVVLDAVFSLDAVITAVGMVNHLPVMMAAVVIAMAVMLLASKPLTRFVNEHPTVVVLCLSFLLMIGLSLVAEGFGFHIPKGYLYAAIGFSIIIEFFNQVARRNFIRQQSNQPLRARTADAILRLMGGRRQATVQPESENHVTVPVPEGAFVEEERYMINGVLSLASRSLRGIMTPRGEISWVDASLSMDEIRQQLLSSPHSLFPVCRGELDEIIGVVRAKELLVALEEGVDVEAIAAASPAIVVPETLDPINLLGVLRRARGSFVIVTNEFGVVQGLVTPLDVLEAIAGEFPDADETPEIVADNDGWLVKGATDLHALQHTLGLEHLTNHDDDIATVAGLVIAINGQIPRTGDVLELPPLKITIVTANDYRVDLVRIVKEQSEHEEDE, from the coding sequence ATGGAATTCTTAATGGACCCGCAAATCTGGGTGGGGCTTCTCACGCTGGTGGTGCTCGAGATTGTGCTCGGCATCGACAACCTGGTGTTTATTGCCATTCTTGCGGACAAGCTGCCGCCTAAACAACGTGACAAAGCACGCCTTATCGGCCTGTCGCTGGCGCTGATTATGCGTCTTGCGCTGCTTTCCGTTATTTCGTGGATGGTTACGCTCACCAAACCGCTCTTCAGCGTGTGGGATTTTACCTTCTCTGGACGCGACCTGATCATGCTGGTGGGGGGACTATTCCTTCTCTTCAAAGCCACGACCGAGCTACACGAACGGCTTGAAAACAGGCAGCATGATGGCGGGCATGGTAAAGGCTACGCCAGCTTCTGGGTTGTGGTAATGCAGATTGTGGTGCTGGATGCGGTCTTCTCCCTGGATGCGGTCATTACCGCAGTGGGTATGGTAAACCATCTTCCGGTCATGATGGCCGCGGTGGTCATTGCCATGGCGGTGATGTTGTTGGCCTCGAAACCGCTGACGCGATTCGTCAACGAACACCCGACGGTGGTGGTGCTCTGTCTGAGCTTCCTGCTGATGATTGGTTTGAGCCTGGTCGCAGAAGGTTTCGGCTTCCATATTCCGAAAGGTTATCTGTACGCGGCGATTGGCTTCTCGATCATCATTGAGTTCTTCAACCAGGTTGCGCGACGTAACTTCATTCGTCAGCAATCTAACCAGCCGTTGCGTGCGCGTACTGCGGATGCCATCTTGCGTCTGATGGGCGGTCGTCGCCAGGCAACGGTTCAGCCGGAGAGCGAAAACCATGTGACGGTGCCGGTACCCGAAGGTGCTTTTGTTGAAGAAGAGCGCTACATGATTAACGGCGTACTGTCGCTCGCCTCCCGCTCTCTGCGTGGCATCATGACGCCCCGCGGTGAAATCAGTTGGGTTGACGCCAGCCTGAGCATGGATGAAATCCGCCAGCAACTGCTCTCTTCGCCACACAGTCTGTTCCCGGTGTGTCGCGGCGAGCTGGATGAAATTATCGGTGTGGTACGTGCTAAAGAGCTTCTGGTTGCGCTGGAAGAGGGTGTAGATGTCGAGGCCATAGCCGCCGCATCGCCGGCCATTGTGGTACCGGAAACGCTCGACCCGATTAACCTGCTGGGCGTATTGCGTCGTGCTCGCGGTAGCTTTGTTATTGTGACCAACGAGTTTGGTGTGGTTCAGGGGCTGGTTACGCCGCTGGACGTGCTGGAGGCGATTGCCGGTGAGTTCCCGGATGCCGACGAAACGCCGGAAATTGTTGCCGATAACGACGGCTGGCTGGTAAAAGGCGCCACCGACCTGCATGCGCTGCAACACACGCTGGGGCTGGAGCACCTGACTAATCATGATGACGATATCGCCACCGTAGCCGGTCTGGTCATTGCCATTAATGGTCAGATCCCGCGTACCGGTGATGTTCTGGAACTGCCGCCGCTGAAGATCACCATTGTGACGGCGAACGACTACCGCGTGGATCTGGTGCGTATTGTTAAAGAGCAGTCAGAGCACGAAGAAGACGAGTAA
- the manY gene encoding PTS mannose transporter subunit IIC yields the protein MEITTLQIVLVFIVACIAGMESVLDEFQFHRPLVACTLIGAVLGDMKTGIIIGGTLEMIALGWMNIGAAVAPDAALASIISTVLVIAGHQSIGAGIALAIPLAAAGQVLTIIVRTITVAFQHAADKAADNGNLTALSWIHVSSLFLQAMRIAIPAVIVAISVGTSEVQSMLNAIPEVVTGGLNIAGGMIVVVGYAMVINMMRAGYLMPFFYLGFVTAAFTNFNLVALGVIGAVMAILYIQLSPKYNRVAGAPAQAAGTNDLDNELD from the coding sequence ATGGAGATTACCACTCTTCAGATTGTGCTGGTGTTCATCGTCGCGTGTATTGCGGGTATGGAATCCGTACTTGATGAATTTCAGTTTCACCGTCCGTTGGTCGCCTGTACCTTAATTGGTGCCGTTCTTGGCGATATGAAAACCGGTATTATCATCGGTGGTACCCTGGAAATGATCGCCCTGGGCTGGATGAACATCGGTGCGGCCGTTGCCCCGGATGCGGCCCTCGCCTCCATCATCTCTACCGTTCTGGTTATTGCCGGGCACCAAAGTATCGGCGCCGGTATCGCGCTGGCTATTCCACTGGCCGCGGCAGGCCAGGTTCTGACCATCATTGTTCGTACTATCACCGTCGCCTTCCAGCACGCTGCCGATAAGGCGGCGGATAACGGCAACCTGACGGCACTCTCATGGATCCACGTTTCATCCCTGTTCCTGCAGGCGATGCGTATCGCAATCCCGGCGGTTATCGTTGCTATCTCTGTCGGTACCAGCGAAGTGCAGAGCATGCTGAACGCCATTCCAGAAGTGGTGACCGGAGGTCTGAACATCGCCGGTGGCATGATCGTTGTGGTCGGTTATGCGATGGTTATCAACATGATGCGTGCAGGCTACCTGATGCCGTTCTTCTACCTCGGCTTCGTGACCGCGGCGTTTACTAACTTCAACCTGGTTGCTCTGGGTGTGATTGGCGCCGTCATGGCGATTCTCTACATTCAGTTGAGCCCGAAATACAACCGCGTAGCGGGTGCACCAGCGCAGGCGGCTGGTACTAACGATCTCGATAACGAACTGGACTAA
- the manX gene encoding PTS mannose transporter subunit IIAB, translating to MTIAIVIGTHGWAAEQLLKTAEMLLGEQENVGWIDFVPGENAETLIEKYTAQLEKLDTRSGVLFLVDTWGGSPFNAASRIVVDKEHHEVVAGVNIPMLVETLMARDDNPSFDELVALAVETGREGVKALKAQPVEKPAPVAAAPKAATPAKPMGPNDYMVIGLARIDDRLIHGQVATRWTKETNVQRIIVVSDEVAADTVRKTLLTQVAPPGVTAHVVDVAKMIRVYNNPKYAGERVMLLFTNPTDVERLVEGGVKITSVNIGGMAFRQRKTQVNNAISVDEKDIEAFNKLNARGIELEARKVSTDQRLKMMDLIGKVGK from the coding sequence GTGACCATTGCTATTGTAATAGGCACACATGGTTGGGCTGCAGAGCAGTTACTCAAAACAGCAGAGATGTTGCTTGGCGAGCAGGAAAATGTTGGCTGGATCGATTTCGTGCCCGGCGAAAACGCCGAAACATTAATCGAGAAATACACGGCTCAACTTGAAAAGCTCGATACCCGCAGCGGCGTGCTGTTTCTCGTCGATACATGGGGTGGCAGTCCGTTCAACGCCGCCAGCCGCATTGTCGTCGATAAAGAGCACCATGAAGTCGTGGCTGGCGTTAACATTCCGATGCTTGTCGAAACGCTGATGGCGCGTGACGATAACCCGAGCTTTGACGAACTGGTAGCACTGGCGGTAGAAACCGGCCGCGAAGGCGTGAAAGCGTTGAAAGCTCAGCCAGTAGAGAAACCCGCGCCGGTGGCGGCAGCGCCGAAAGCGGCAACGCCTGCCAAACCGATGGGGCCAAATGATTATATGGTTATCGGCCTTGCCCGTATCGATGACCGTTTAATTCACGGCCAGGTGGCAACGCGCTGGACCAAAGAAACCAACGTACAACGCATTATCGTCGTCAGCGATGAAGTTGCCGCAGACACCGTCCGCAAAACCCTTCTTACCCAGGTCGCTCCACCGGGCGTAACCGCTCACGTGGTGGACGTTGCCAAAATGATCCGCGTTTACAACAACCCGAAATATGCGGGTGAACGCGTCATGCTTCTGTTTACTAACCCGACAGACGTTGAGCGTCTTGTTGAAGGCGGCGTGAAAATCACCTCCGTCAACATCGGTGGTATGGCTTTCCGTCAGAGGAAAACGCAGGTCAACAACGCGATTTCAGTCGATGAAAAAGATATCGAAGCCTTCAATAAACTGAATGCACGCGGTATCGAGCTGGAAGCCCGTAAGGTTTCTACCGATCAGAGACTGAAAATGATGGACTTGATCGGCAAAGTTGGGAAATAA